A stretch of the Lactuca sativa cultivar Salinas chromosome 9, Lsat_Salinas_v11, whole genome shotgun sequence genome encodes the following:
- the LOC111903178 gene encoding uncharacterized mitochondrial protein AtMg00810-like has product MCFLDEEVYMQPPQGYEKEKKGEVYKLNKSLYGLKQSSHDHCLFTKGENQSFIALVVYVDDVLITGPNQDKIDEVKDYLHKAFTIKDLGNASYFLGIELLKTEEGLYVNQRKYVLDILFEVGLIGAKPASTPSIKNMHLSIQGGVLMKEPEKYRKLVGKLLYLNFTRPDISHAVQQLSQFLHSPTDTHWQAALQVLKYLKGTPSKGLFFDKKSSDITILAYSDSDWALCKDTRRSLTGYCIFLGSSLISWKTKKQKTMSRSSCEAEYRSLAATVCEPLWISYILRDLKIKMHIPVTLWCDNKAAIHITENPIFHERTKHLDIDCHLVRDQYKIGFVRPKHISKKEQAADIFTKALCQPQFQNLLFKLNLRDIHQGLT; this is encoded by the exons ATGTGTTTTTTGGATGAAGAAGTGTATATGCAGCCACCACAAGGATAtgagaaagaaaagaaaggagAGGTTTACAAGCTGAATAAGTCACTTTATGGTCTCAAACAG TCTTCACATGATCATTGCTTATTCACAAAAGGTGAAAATCAATCATTCATTGCTTTAGTGGTATATGTAGATGATGTTTTAATAACTGGACCTAATCAAGACAAGATTGATGAAGTTAAAGATTACTTACACAAGGCTTTTACAATAAAAGACCTTGGAAATGCTAGTTACTTCTTGGGTATTGAGCTATTAAAAACAGAGGAAGGATTATATGTTAATCAAAGAAAATATGTTCTTGATATATTATTTGAAGTTGGATTAATTGGAGCTAAACCAGCCTCAACACCATCAATCAAGAACATGCATTTAAGTATACAAGGAGGAGTGCTTATGAAGGAACCAGAGAAGTATAGAAAATTAGTTGGAAAATTGCTATATTTGAACTTTACAAGACCAGATATAAGCCATGCTGTTCAACAATTAAGTCAGTTCTTGCACTCGCCAACAGATACACATTGGCAAGCTGCATTACAGGTGCTAAAGTACTTGAAAGGAACTCCTTCAAAAGGGTTGTTTTTCGATAAAAAGTCTTCAGACATAACAATTTTAGCCTATAGTGACTCTGACTGGGCTTTATGCAAAGATACTAGAAGGTCACTAACAGGATACTGTATATTTCTTGGTTCTTCTTTAATTTCATGGAAGACCAAGAAACAAAAAACAATGTCTAGATCATCATGCGAAGCAGAATATAGGAGCCTAGCAGCAACAGTTTGTGAGCCCTTGTGGATCAGTTACATCCTCAGAGATTTGAAGATCAAGATGCATATTCCTGTGACATTATGGTGTGATAATAAGGCAGCGATTCATATTACAGAAAATCCCATCTTTCATGAAAGGACGAAGCATCTTGATATTGATTGTCATCTGGTTCGTGATCAATATAAGATAGGATTTGTTAGACCAAAACACATTTCAAAAAAGGAGCAGgctgctgatatttttacaaaagcaTTATGTCAACCACAATTTCAGAATTTGTTATTCAAGTTAAACCTTAGAGATATTCACCAAGGTTTAACTTGA